One Micromonospora craniellae genomic region harbors:
- a CDS encoding ISAs1 family transposase encodes MPDPRARRGVRHQLTVVVTAAVCAVVAGYRSYTAIAEWVADVPAATALALGMTPDRRPSEAMIRRLLQAMDPQLLTAAIGVWLAGRATATTSTAGRAIAVDGKALRGSRTTDTPARHVMTACDQAAGVVLASIDVDGKTNEITRFAPLLDQISDLRDTVITADALHCQREHVTYLAQRGAHWILTVKGNQPHLHAQLTALPWRAVPDAARDTDRGHGRREIRSCKILTISTGIDFPHATQAIQIRRRRRRLDQPKRFTTETVYAITDLRPHQAKPAQLAGWIRGHWSIENKVHWVRDVTYDEDRSQIRTGTGPEIMAALRNAAISALRLTGITNIAAANRHHARDSTRPLTLLGIT; translated from the coding sequence CTGCCTGATCCACGAGCCCGGCGAGGTGTCCGGCACCAGCTGACCGTCGTGGTCACCGCAGCGGTGTGTGCCGTGGTCGCCGGCTACCGCTCGTACACGGCGATCGCCGAATGGGTCGCCGACGTGCCGGCGGCAACGGCTCTCGCCTTGGGCATGACCCCGGATCGGCGCCCGTCGGAAGCGATGATCCGTCGGTTGTTGCAGGCCATGGACCCGCAGCTACTGACTGCGGCGATTGGTGTCTGGCTCGCCGGTCGGGCCACCGCCACCACCTCGACGGCCGGCCGGGCGATCGCCGTCGACGGCAAGGCCCTGCGCGGCTCCCGTACCACCGACACTCCGGCCCGGCACGTGATGACCGCCTGCGACCAGGCCGCTGGTGTGGTCCTGGCCAGCATCGACGTGGACGGCAAGACCAACGAGATCACCCGGTTCGCGCCGCTGCTCGACCAGATCAGCGACCTACGCGATACGGTGATCACCGCCGATGCCCTGCACTGCCAGCGTGAACACGTCACCTACCTCGCGCAACGCGGCGCGCACTGGATCCTCACCGTCAAAGGCAACCAGCCCCACCTACACGCCCAGCTCACCGCACTGCCCTGGCGGGCAGTCCCGGACGCCGCACGCGACACCGACCGCGGACACGGTCGCCGCGAGATCCGCAGCTGCAAGATCCTGACGATCTCCACCGGCATCGACTTCCCGCACGCCACCCAGGCCATCCAGATCCGCCGCCGCAGACGCCGCCTGGACCAGCCGAAACGCTTCACTACCGAAACCGTCTACGCCATCACCGACCTCCGACCCCACCAAGCGAAACCGGCACAGCTGGCCGGCTGGATCCGCGGGCACTGGTCGATCGAGAACAAGGTCCACTGGGTACGCGACGTCACCTACGACGAAGACCGCAGCCAGATCCGCACCGGCACCGGCCCCGAAATCATGGCCGCCCTCCGCAACGCCGCGATCAGCGCCCTACGCCTGACCGGGATCACCAACATCGCCGCCGCCAACCGACATCACGCCCGCGACAGCACCCGCCCGCTGACACTGCTCGGCATCACCTAA
- a CDS encoding IS3 family transposase: protein MWGIAPACRLTGLSRATLYRRSAPPLVSRPRAPRKPPPSALTEPERRQVLDLLNSPPYVDLAPAQVWARELDEGRWWCSESTMYRILRAAGQTGERRSQATHPARTKPELVADAANQVWSWDITKLRGPVKGVWFHLYTVIDIWSRYVVGHMVAAHEDGQLAEALIADAAARERVNPDQLTVHADRGAAMTSKTVTQLLTDLKIGRSHSRPKTSNDNPYIEASFKTLKYDPTFPERFGSIQHARQHCEAFYSYYNHEHRHSGIGLHTPASVHHGTAGQIREQRQRTLDAAWAAHPERFGRRRPQPPRLPDRAWINKPDNSHPEQAVTSAGAPLPPAQS from the coding sequence GGTCTCCCGGCCACGGGCGCCGCGTAAGCCGCCGCCGTCCGCGCTGACCGAGCCTGAACGCCGGCAGGTCCTGGACCTGCTCAACAGCCCGCCATACGTGGATCTGGCCCCGGCGCAGGTGTGGGCCCGCGAACTCGACGAGGGCCGCTGGTGGTGCTCGGAGTCCACGATGTACCGGATTCTGCGGGCCGCCGGGCAGACCGGCGAACGCCGCAGCCAGGCCACCCATCCGGCCCGGACCAAACCCGAACTGGTCGCCGACGCCGCGAATCAGGTGTGGTCGTGGGACATCACGAAGCTGCGCGGCCCGGTCAAGGGCGTCTGGTTCCACCTTTACACGGTGATCGACATCTGGTCCCGCTACGTCGTCGGGCACATGGTCGCCGCCCACGAGGACGGCCAACTCGCCGAAGCGCTGATCGCCGACGCCGCCGCCCGCGAACGCGTGAACCCCGATCAGCTGACCGTGCACGCCGACCGCGGCGCCGCGATGACCAGCAAGACCGTCACCCAGCTGCTGACCGATCTCAAAATCGGCCGCAGCCACAGCCGGCCCAAGACCTCCAACGACAACCCGTACATCGAGGCCAGCTTCAAGACACTCAAGTACGACCCCACGTTCCCAGAGCGGTTCGGATCGATCCAGCACGCCCGACAGCACTGCGAAGCGTTCTACAGCTACTACAACCACGAACACCGGCACTCCGGGATCGGCCTGCACACCCCGGCATCGGTCCACCACGGCACCGCCGGACAGATCCGTGAACAGCGGCAACGCACCCTCGACGCCGCCTGGGCCGCACATCCCGAACGGTTCGGACGCCGCCGTCCCCAACCACCCCGGCTACCGGACCGGGCATGGATCAACAAACCCGACAACAGCCACCCGGAACAGGCCGTGACCTCGGCCGGAGCCCCTCTTCCACCAGCACAAAGCTAA